The following are from one region of the Staphylococcus argenteus genome:
- the leuS gene encoding leucine--tRNA ligase, producing MLNYNHNQIEKKWQDYWDENKTFKTNDNLGQKKFYALDMFPYPSGAGLHVGHPEGYTATDIISRYKRMQGYNVLHPMGWDAFGLPAEQYALDTGNDPREFTKKNIQTFKRQIKELGFSYDWDREVNTTDPEYYKWTQWIFIQLYNKGLAYVDEVAVNWCPALGTVLSNEEVIDGVSERGGHPVYRKPMKQWVLKITEYADQLLVDLDDLDWPESLKDMQRNWIGRSEGAKVSFGVKDTDEKVEVFTTRPDTIYGASFLVLSPEHALVDLITTDEYKEEVKAYQTEASKKSDLERTDLAKDKTGVFTGAYAINPLSGEKLPIWIADYVLSTYGTGAIMAVPAHDERDYEFAKKYELPIIEVIEGGNVEEAAYTGEGKHINSGELNGLENEEAISRAIQLLEQKGAGEKKVNYKLRDWLFSRQRYWGEPIPVIHWEDGTMTTVPEEELPLLLPETDEIKPSGTGESPLANIDSFVNVVDEKTGMKGRRETNTMPQWAGSCWYYLRYIDPKNENMLADPEKLKHWLPVDLYIGGVEHAVLHLLYARFWHKVLYDLGVVPTKEPFQKLFNQGMILGEGNEKMSKSKGNVINPDDIVQSHGADTLRLYEMFMGPLDAAIAWSENGLDGSRRFLDRVWRLMVNEDGSLSSKIVTTNNKSLDKVYNQTVKKVTEDFETLGFNTAISQLMVFINECYKVDEVYKPYIEGFVKMLAPIAPHIGEELWSKLGHEESITYQPWPTYDESLLVDDEVEIVVQVNGKLRAKIKIAKDTSKEEMQEIALSNDNVKASIEGKDIMKVIAVPQKLVNIVAK from the coding sequence GTGTTGAATTACAATCACAATCAAATTGAAAAGAAATGGCAAGATTATTGGGACGAAAATAAAACATTTAAAACAAATGATAACTTAGGTCAAAAGAAATTTTATGCGTTAGACATGTTTCCGTATCCTTCTGGTGCGGGCTTACATGTTGGACATCCTGAAGGTTACACAGCAACAGATATTATTTCAAGGTATAAAAGGATGCAAGGATATAATGTATTACATCCAATGGGGTGGGACGCATTCGGTTTACCAGCGGAGCAATATGCATTAGATACTGGGAATGATCCTCGTGAATTTACAAAGAAAAATATTCAAACATTCAAGCGTCAAATTAAAGAATTAGGATTTAGTTATGATTGGGATCGTGAAGTAAATACAACAGATCCGGAATATTATAAATGGACGCAATGGATTTTTATTCAGTTATACAACAAAGGTTTGGCTTATGTTGATGAAGTTGCCGTCAACTGGTGTCCTGCATTAGGCACAGTATTATCTAATGAAGAAGTTATTGATGGTGTATCTGAACGTGGTGGACATCCAGTTTACCGTAAACCTATGAAACAGTGGGTGCTAAAAATTACAGAATATGCTGATCAATTGTTAGTAGATTTAGATGACTTGGATTGGCCAGAGTCTCTAAAAGATATGCAACGTAACTGGATTGGTCGTTCTGAAGGTGCTAAAGTATCTTTTGGTGTAAAAGATACTGATGAGAAAGTAGAGGTATTTACGACTAGACCAGACACAATCTATGGTGCTTCTTTCTTAGTTTTAAGTCCTGAACATGCGTTAGTTGATTTAATAACAACTGATGAATATAAAGAAGAAGTAAAAGCATATCAAACAGAAGCGTCTAAAAAGTCAGATTTAGAACGTACAGATTTAGCCAAAGATAAAACAGGCGTGTTTACTGGCGCTTATGCAATCAATCCGTTATCTGGTGAGAAATTGCCGATTTGGATTGCTGATTATGTGTTATCAACATACGGTACGGGTGCAATTATGGCAGTTCCAGCACATGATGAGAGAGATTATGAATTTGCTAAAAAGTATGAATTACCTATTATAGAAGTTATCGAGGGTGGAAACGTTGAAGAAGCGGCTTACACTGGTGAAGGTAAACATATTAACTCAGGTGAACTTAATGGTCTTGAAAATGAAGAAGCAATTTCAAGAGCCATCCAATTGTTAGAGCAAAAAGGTGCAGGAGAAAAGAAAGTGAACTATAAATTAAGAGATTGGTTATTTAGCCGTCAAAGATATTGGGGCGAACCAATTCCAGTCATTCATTGGGAAGATGGTACAATGACTACAGTTCCTGAAGAAGAGTTGCCGTTATTATTACCTGAAACAGATGAAATTAAACCATCTGGTACTGGTGAATCTCCATTAGCTAATATTGATTCATTTGTTAATGTCGTTGATGAAAAAACAGGTATGAAAGGTCGTCGTGAAACTAATACGATGCCACAATGGGCAGGTAGTTGTTGGTATTATTTACGTTATATTGACCCTAAAAATGAAAATATGCTTGCAGATCCTGAAAAATTAAAACACTGGTTACCAGTTGATTTATATATCGGTGGTGTTGAACATGCGGTTCTTCACTTATTATATGCAAGATTCTGGCATAAAGTACTTTATGATTTAGGCGTTGTACCTACTAAAGAACCATTCCAAAAATTATTTAACCAAGGTATGATTTTAGGCGAAGGTAATGAAAAAATGAGTAAATCTAAAGGTAATGTAATCAATCCTGATGATATCGTTCAATCTCATGGTGCAGATACATTACGCTTATATGAAATGTTTATGGGACCTTTAGATGCGGCAATTGCTTGGAGTGAAAATGGATTAGATGGTTCACGTCGTTTCTTAGATCGTGTATGGCGTTTAATGGTTAATGAAGACGGATCATTAAGTTCTAAAATAGTAACAACAAATAACAAATCTTTAGACAAAGTTTATAATCAAACGGTTAAAAAAGTTACAGAAGACTTTGAAACATTAGGATTTAATACTGCTATTAGTCAATTAATGGTATTTATTAACGAATGTTATAAAGTTGATGAGGTTTATAAACCTTATATTGAAGGCTTTGTTAAAATGTTAGCACCAATCGCACCACATATTGGTGAAGAGTTATGGTCAAAATTAGGACATGAAGAATCAATCACATATCAACCATGGCCAACTTATGATGAATCTTTACTCGTAGACGATGAAGTTGAAATAGTTGTTCAAGTTAATGGTAAATTAAGAGCTAAAATTAAAATTGCTAAAGATACATCGAAAGAAGAAATGCAAGAAATTGCATTATCAAATGATAATGTCAAAGCAAGTATAGAAGGTAAAGACATCATGAAAGTCATCGCTGTTCCTCAAAAATTAGTCAATATCGTTGCTAAATAA
- a CDS encoding rhodanese-like domain-containing protein, with protein sequence MKSITTDELKKKLLQSNPVQIVDVRTDEETAMGYIPNAKLIPMDTIPENLNSFNDKETYYIVCAGGVRSAKVVEYLEANGIEAVNVEGGMHAWGDEGLENSNI encoded by the coding sequence ATGAAGTCAATTACAACTGATGAATTAAAAAAGAAACTTTTACAATCTAATCCTGTTCAAATAGTTGATGTGCGAACAGATGAAGAAACTGCAATGGGATATATTCCCAACGCAAAGTTAATACCTATGGATACCATTCCTGAAAATTTAAATTCATTTAACGACAAAGAAACATACTATATTGTATGTGCTGGTGGCGTAAGAAGTGCCAAAGTTGTTGAATATTTAGAAGCAAATGGTATTGAAGCAGTAAATGTTGAAGGTGGCATGCATGCGTGGGGCGATGAAGGATTAGAAAATAGTAATATATAA
- a CDS encoding BaiN/RdsA family NAD(P)/FAD-dependent oxidoreductase yields the protein MYQTIIIGGGPSGLMAAVAASEQNENVLLIEKKKGLGRKLKISGGGRCNVTNRLPYAEIIKNIPGNGKFLYSPFSIFDNESIIDFFESRGVKLKEEDHGRMFPVSNKAQDVVDTLISTIKNQHVTIKEEEAVSRIEISDDAIFTVHTHNNSYECRSLVIATGGTSVPQTGSTGDGYHFARHFGHTITELFPTEVPITSTESFIKSNRLKGLSLKDVELSVLKKNGKKRISHQMDMLFTHFGISGPAALRCSQFVYKEQKNQKSQQITMAIDAFPESNHEQLKQHISNLLADAPDKIIKNSLHGLIEERYLLFILEKSGINENTTAHHLSNQQLNDLVNMFKGFEFKVNGTLPIDKAFVTGGGVSLKEIQPKTMMSKIVPGLFLCGEVLDIHGYTGGYNITSALVTGHVAGLYAGQYKQSSNKN from the coding sequence ATGTATCAAACAATCATTATCGGTGGCGGCCCTAGTGGCTTAATGGCTGCAGTAGCTGCAAGCGAACAAAATGAAAATGTCTTGCTTATAGAAAAAAAGAAAGGATTAGGGCGCAAACTAAAAATATCTGGTGGTGGTAGATGTAATGTGACAAACCGACTACCTTATGCCGAAATAATTAAAAACATACCAGGGAATGGAAAATTTTTATATAGTCCATTTTCAATTTTTGATAATGAGTCCATTATTGATTTTTTTGAATCACGTGGTGTCAAATTAAAAGAAGAAGATCACGGTCGTATGTTCCCAGTATCCAATAAAGCCCAAGACGTCGTAGATACCTTAATATCAACTATCAAAAACCAGCATGTGACAATTAAAGAGGAAGAGGCAGTTAGTAGAATCGAAATCAGTGATGATGCTATTTTCACTGTACATACCCATAATAACAGTTATGAATGTCGTTCACTTGTCATTGCTACAGGTGGTACAAGCGTGCCACAAACAGGTTCAACAGGAGATGGTTATCATTTTGCACGTCATTTTGGTCATACTATTACTGAACTATTTCCAACCGAAGTGCCTATTACATCGACTGAATCATTTATAAAATCTAATCGTTTAAAAGGTCTAAGCTTAAAAGATGTAGAATTGTCAGTACTCAAGAAAAATGGCAAAAAACGTATTAGCCATCAAATGGATATGTTGTTCACTCACTTTGGAATCAGCGGACCAGCCGCATTAAGATGTAGTCAATTTGTCTATAAAGAACAAAAAAATCAAAAATCACAACAAATTACTATGGCTATTGATGCTTTTCCTGAATCAAACCATGAACAATTAAAGCAACATATAAGCAATTTATTAGCTGATGCACCTGATAAAATCATAAAAAATAGTTTGCATGGTTTAATCGAAGAGCGTTATTTACTTTTTATTTTGGAAAAATCTGGTATTAACGAAAATACTACAGCACATCATTTATCTAATCAGCAACTAAATGATTTAGTAAACATGTTTAAAGGATTTGAATTTAAAGTAAATGGTACCTTGCCAATCGACAAAGCTTTTGTCACAGGTGGTGGCGTCTCTTTAAAAGAAATACAACCTAAAACGATGATGTCCAAAATAGTCCCTGGGCTATTTTTATGTGGAGAAGTACTTGATATTCATGGCTATACAGGTGGTTATAATATTACGAGTGCTTTGGTAACTGGTCATGTCGCTGGATTATATGCAGGACAATACAAACAATCTTCTAATAAAAACTGA
- the sasC gene encoding LPXTG-anchored aggregation protein SasC, translating to MNLLKKNKYSIRKYKVGIFSTLIGTVLLLSNPNAAQALTTDANAQNLSNQNTPTNNQNPNINQGVSTSAQNTTNNTQNTTSQPVNTNTSTNQTLSNHNNVGAANQVAPTPTQPNTISAGNSNNSNATSTADRANNVDASNVAPNTSTLNVSNNTTENGSDHHLTLKEIQDDVRHSSDKPELVAVTEQPSNRPKKRSRRAAPADPNAAPADPATAAAGNGTAPAGNTATYTPTTDPNANNAGQNAPNEVLSFDDNGITPSTNRSVPTVTVVDNLPGFTLVNGGKVGVLSHAMVRTSMFDSADAKNYQAQGNVIALGRIRGNDINDHGDFNGIEKTLTVNPNSELIFEFNTMTTKNAQGATNVIIKNADDDSVLAEKIIAGGPLWRLFKVPDNVRHLKIQFAPKNEAITDARGIYQLRDGYRYYDFVDSIGLRSGSHIYVERHTMDPTATNNKEFTVTTSLKNNGNFGASMNTDDFVYKIQLPEGVEYVNNSLTKDFPSSNSGVDLNNFNVNYDAANRVITIKSTGASGNTPARLMPDKILDLRYKLRVNNVPTPRTVTFNDTLTYKTYSQDFINTPPESYTVSTDPYTIDIIMNKDALQAEVDRRIQQADYTFASLDIFNNLKRRAQSILDENRNNVPLNQRVSQADIDSLTNQMQHTLIRSADAENAVNRKVDQMEDLVNQNDELTDEEKQAAIQVIEEHKNEIIGDIGDQKTDDGVTRIKDQGIETLSRDTATPVVKPNAKQAIRDKATQQRAIINATPDATEDEIQDALNQLTTDETDAVDNVTNATTNQDVESAKNNGVNTIGAVVPQVTHKQAARDAINQATATKRQQINENREATQEEKNAALNELTQATNHALEQINQATTNADVDNAKADGLNAINPVAPVTVVKQAARDAVFHDAQQRIAEINANPDATQEERQAAIDKVNQAVAAANTQILNANTNSDVEQVKNAAIQGIQAIEPSTQIKTDAKNAIDQSAEAQHNIIFNNNDATYEEQQAAQQLLDEAVKTGKQNVNAADTNQEVKQAKDQAVRDITVIQPATQVKTDARNAVNEKAREAITNINATPGATREEKQEAVDRVNTILNRALADIGITSTTAMVNGIRDDAINQIGAVQPHVTKKQEATGILNDLATAKKQQINQNTNATTEEKQVALNQVDQELANAINNINQADTNAEVAQAQQSGSQALNAIQPNIVKKPEAIAQINQHYNAKLAQINQTPDATDDEKNEAISTLNQEKQQALENIKQANTHAEVDQAAAMAENNIDAVQVNVVKKQEARDKINAEATKRIEVVNQTPNATDEEKQAAMNKINQLKDQALNQINQDRTNDQVDATTNQMTTSIDNVQADVVAKPKAIADIEKAFKEKQQQIDSSVDSTDNEKEVAAQALAREKEKALAAIDQAQTNNQVNQAATNGLSSIKTIQPETRVKPAAREQINQKANELRAQINQDKEATEEERQSALNKINELVNQAMSDISNDRTDQQVNDTTTQALDNIMQVNPEHIVRAAAREAVKQQYEAKKQEIEQAEHATDEEKQAALNQLAKNEQQALRNIDQAVNNNNVKSGESKGIATLKGVEPHIVIKPEAKQAIETSAEKQIESIKDTPNATADEINEANQLINDTLLQGQQQIDNTNQDGAVTDVRNQTIKAIEEIKPKVRRKRAALDNIDQNVNKQTETIQNTLDTTQDERNEAIDALNKVANTIKNDIAQNNTNAEVDQTETEGQENIKVILPKVQVKPEARQAISAKAEAQNKLIDQSDLSTEEERLEAKHLVEQALNQAIDQINHADQTVQVNQHNLNAQNIISQIKPATTVKTKALQQIQDIATNKINLIKSNNEATDEEQNAAIAEVEQALNKAKQQIASAVTNADVAYLLHDGKNEIREIEPVINRKATAREQLTTLLNDKKQAIESNVQATVEERNSVLAELQKIYDAAILQIDHDRSNAQVDKSTSLNLQTIQDIDVHPAKKPNAEITINQEVARVTSLVQNYRNVSDRNKSDALKAIDSLKLQMEEALKSAKTNADVDAVLKQFNISLGNIEAVITEKENGLNNIEKVAQQTYEKFKAIATPDQLAKVKMLIEQYVADGTRMIDVDATLNDIKQHTQFIINEILAIKLPAEATVVSSKVSKSVPKVSELGKKECKREARKDKKELPNTGSNGTDLPIKEIALIGGAALLARRRNKQEKQS from the coding sequence ATGAATTTGTTAAAGAAAAATAAATATAGTATTAGAAAGTATAAAGTGGGCATTTTCTCTACATTAATAGGAACGGTATTATTACTATCAAATCCAAATGCTGCTCAAGCTTTAACTACTGATGCAAATGCACAAAATTTATCAAATCAAAATACACCTACAAATAATCAAAATCCGAATATAAATCAAGGTGTTTCAACGAGTGCGCAGAATACAACTAATAATACACAGAATACAACTAGTCAACCTGTCAATACAAATACGTCAACAAATCAAACATTGTCTAATCACAATAACGTTGGTGCTGCAAATCAAGTTGCGCCAACGCCAACGCAACCTAACACGATATCAGCAGGAAATAGTAATAATTCAAACGCTACTTCAACAGCTGATAGAGCAAATAATGTTGACGCGAGCAATGTAGCACCGAATACTAGTACTTTAAATGTATCAAATAATACAACTGAAAATGGTTCAGATCATCATCTAACTTTGAAAGAAATTCAAGATGATGTCCGTCATTCTTCGGATAAACCAGAGCTAGTTGCAGTTACAGAACAACCTTCTAATAGACCAAAAAAGAGAAGCAGACGTGCAGCACCAGCAGATCCAAATGCGGCGCCAGCAGATCCAGCAACTGCTGCGGCTGGAAATGGTACAGCACCAGCAGGAAACACTGCTACATATACACCAACAACTGATCCGAATGCTAATAATGCAGGTCAAAATGCACCTAATGAAGTGTTATCATTTGATGACAATGGTATTACTCCAAGTACTAACCGTTCAGTACCTACAGTAACTGTTGTTGATAATTTACCAGGTTTTACACTAGTTAATGGTGGTAAAGTTGGTGTCCTTAGTCATGCGATGGTGAGAACGAGTATGTTTGATTCTGCAGATGCAAAGAACTATCAAGCGCAAGGAAATGTAATTGCATTAGGGCGAATTAGAGGTAATGATATAAATGACCATGGTGATTTTAATGGTATTGAAAAGACTTTAACAGTAAATCCGAATTCTGAATTGATTTTCGAATTTAATACTATGACTACTAAAAATGCTCAAGGTGCAACAAATGTCATTATTAAAAATGCAGATGATGATTCAGTTTTAGCTGAAAAAATTATTGCAGGAGGACCACTTTGGCGTTTGTTTAAAGTTCCTGATAATGTGAGACATTTAAAAATTCAATTTGCACCTAAAAATGAAGCAATAACTGATGCGCGTGGTATTTATCAATTACGAGATGGTTATAGATATTATGACTTTGTAGATTCAATTGGTCTTCGTTCAGGTTCACATATCTATGTGGAAAGACATACAATGGATCCAACAGCAACAAACAATAAAGAATTCACAGTAACAACATCATTAAAGAATAATGGTAACTTCGGTGCTTCAATGAATACAGATGACTTTGTATATAAAATTCAATTACCTGAAGGTGTTGAATATGTGAATAATTCGTTGACTAAAGATTTTCCAAGTAGTAATTCAGGTGTGGATTTAAATAACTTTAATGTTAATTATGATGCAGCAAATCGCGTTATTACAATCAAAAGTACAGGTGCTTCAGGGAATACGCCTGCACGACTAATGCCAGATAAAATATTGGATTTAAGATATAAGCTAAGAGTAAATAATGTACCGACACCAAGAACAGTTACATTTAACGATACATTAACTTATAAAACATATTCACAAGATTTCATTAATACACCACCTGAAAGTTACACTGTGAGTACTGATCCATATACAATTGATATCATAATGAATAAAGATGCATTACAGGCTGAAGTTGATAGACGAATTCAACAAGCAGATTATACATTTGCCTCATTAGATATTTTTAATAATCTTAAAAGACGTGCCCAATCGATTTTAGATGAAAATCGTAACAATGTTCCTCTAAATCAAAGGGTATCACAAGCAGATATTGACTCATTAACGAATCAAATGCAACATACATTAATTCGAAGTGCTGATGCTGAAAATGCAGTAAATAGAAAAGTTGATCAAATGGAAGATTTAGTTAACCAAAATGATGAACTGACAGATGAAGAAAAACAAGCAGCGATTCAAGTCATCGAGGAACATAAAAATGAAATTATTGGTGACATTGGTGATCAAAAAACAGACGATGGGGTAACTAGAATTAAAGATCAAGGTATTGAAACTTTGAGTAGAGACACGGCAACACCTGTTGTAAAACCAAATGCCAAACAAGCAATTCGTGATAAAGCTACACAACAACGAGCGATTATTAATGCAACACCAGATGCTACTGAAGATGAAATTCAAGATGCATTAAATCAATTAACAACTGATGAAACTGATGCTGTTGATAATGTTACAAATGCTACAACAAATCAAGATGTTGAATCGGCTAAAAATAACGGTGTCAATACAATTGGTGCAGTAGTACCTCAAGTGACCCATAAACAAGCAGCTAGAGATGCCATTAATCAAGCGACAGCAACGAAGCGACAACAAATAAATGAGAATAGAGAAGCAACGCAGGAAGAGAAAAATGCAGCGTTAAATGAATTAACACAAGCAACGAATCATGCTTTAGAGCAAATTAATCAAGCAACTACAAATGCAGATGTCGATAATGCCAAAGCAGATGGTCTTAATGCAATTAACCCTGTTGCACCAGTAACAGTTGTTAAGCAAGCGGCAAGAGATGCAGTTTTTCATGATGCGCAACAAAGAATTGCAGAAATAAACGCCAATCCTGATGCTACGCAAGAAGAAAGACAAGCGGCAATTGATAAAGTGAATCAAGCTGTTGCTGCTGCGAACACACAAATTTTAAATGCCAATACAAATAGCGACGTTGAGCAAGTTAAAAATGCTGCGATTCAAGGTATTCAAGCAATTGAACCATCAACTCAAATTAAAACAGATGCTAAAAATGCAATTGATCAAAGTGCTGAAGCGCAACATAATATAATTTTCAATAATAATGATGCAACATACGAAGAACAACAAGCAGCACAACAATTACTCGACGAAGCTGTTAAAACTGGAAAACAAAATGTTAATGCAGCAGACACGAATCAAGAAGTTAAACAAGCAAAAGATCAAGCTGTACGAGATATTACAGTCATTCAACCAGCAACACAAGTCAAAACGGATGCTCGCAACGCTGTAAATGAAAAAGCAAGAGAAGCAATTACAAATATTAATGCAACACCTGGTGCAACAAGAGAAGAAAAACAAGAAGCAGTTGACCGTGTGAACACAATTTTAAATAGAGCATTAGCTGATATAGGTATTACATCTACAACTGCAATGGTAAATGGTATAAGAGATGATGCTATAAATCAAATTGGTGCAGTTCAACCACATGTTACTAAGAAACAAGAAGCAACTGGAATATTAAATGATTTAGCAACTGCAAAGAAACAACAAATTAATCAAAACACTAATGCGACAACTGAAGAAAAGCAAGTTGCGTTAAACCAAGTAGATCAAGAGTTAGCTAATGCAATTAATAATATTAATCAAGCGGATACGAATGCAGAAGTAGCGCAGGCACAGCAATCAGGATCACAAGCGCTTAATGCAATTCAGCCAAATATCGTTAAAAAACCAGAAGCAATTGCACAAATTAATCAACATTATAATGCAAAATTAGCACAAATAAATCAGACACCAGACGCAACTGATGATGAGAAAAATGAAGCGATTAGTACTCTAAATCAAGAAAAGCAACAAGCATTAGAAAATATTAAACAAGCTAATACACATGCTGAAGTGGATCAAGCAGCTGCGATGGCAGAAAATAACATTGATGCCGTTCAAGTAAATGTAGTTAAAAAACAAGAAGCACGAGATAAAATTAATGCAGAAGCGACTAAACGAATCGAAGTTGTTAACCAAACACCTAATGCAACAGATGAAGAAAAGCAAGCTGCAATGAATAAAATAAATCAACTTAAAGATCAAGCGTTAAATCAAATTAATCAAGATCGCACAAATGATCAAGTGGATGCTACTACAAATCAAATGACAACTTCAATAGATAATGTTCAAGCAGATGTTGTTGCCAAACCAAAAGCAATTGCAGATATTGAAAAAGCTTTTAAAGAAAAACAACAGCAAATTGATAGTAGTGTTGATTCTACAGATAATGAAAAAGAAGTTGCTGCACAAGCACTTGCAAGGGAAAAAGAGAAAGCACTCGCTGCAATTGATCAAGCACAAACGAATAATCAAGTAAATCAAGCAGCAACAAATGGATTATCATCGATTAAAACTATTCAACCTGAAACAAGAGTAAAACCAGCGGCACGTGAACAAATTAATCAAAAAGCCAATGAACTACGTGCGCAAATAAATCAAGATAAAGAAGCTACAGAAGAAGAACGACAATCTGCACTTAACAAAATCAATGAGCTAGTTAACCAAGCTATGTCTGACATTAGCAATGACAGAACAGATCAACAAGTGAATGACACAACTACACAAGCACTTGATAACATAATGCAAGTAAATCCTGAACATATTGTACGAGCTGCAGCTAGAGAAGCGGTTAAACAACAATATGAAGCTAAAAAGCAAGAAATTGAGCAGGCAGAACACGCGACAGATGAAGAAAAACAAGCAGCGTTAAATCAATTGGCCAAAAATGAACAACAAGCATTACGTAATATAGATCAAGCAGTGAATAATAATAATGTAAAAAGTGGCGAATCCAAAGGTATAGCTACATTAAAAGGTGTAGAACCACATATTGTGATTAAACCGGAAGCTAAACAAGCAATTGAAACAAGTGCAGAAAAACAAATTGAATCTATTAAAGACACACCTAACGCAACAGCAGATGAAATAAATGAAGCGAATCAACTTATAAATGATACACTTCTACAAGGTCAACAGCAGATTGATAATACAAATCAAGATGGTGCTGTTACAGATGTTAGAAATCAAACGATTAAAGCGATTGAAGAAATCAAGCCTAAAGTTAGACGTAAGCGTGCAGCACTCGATAATATTGATCAAAATGTAAATAAACAAACTGAGACAATTCAAAACACACTGGACACTACGCAAGATGAGCGTAATGAAGCTATTGATGCATTAAATAAAGTTGCAAATACAATTAAAAATGATATTGCGCAAAATAATACAAATGCAGAAGTAGATCAAACTGAGACTGAAGGACAAGAAAACATTAAAGTGATTTTACCAAAAGTTCAGGTTAAACCAGAAGCACGACAAGCGATTAGTGCGAAAGCAGAAGCACAAAATAAACTTATCGATCAAAGTGATTTATCTACAGAAGAAGAACGTCTTGAGGCAAAGCATTTAGTAGAACAAGCACTTAATCAAGCTATCGATCAAATCAATCATGCTGATCAAACTGTTCAAGTTAATCAACATAATTTAAATGCTCAAAATATAATTTCACAAATTAAACCGGCAACAACAGTTAAAACAAAAGCATTACAACAAATTCAAGATATCGCGACAAATAAGATTAATTTAATCAAATCGAATAACGAAGCGACAGATGAAGAACAAAACGCAGCAATTGCCGAAGTTGAACAGGCGTTAAATAAAGCTAAACAACAGATTGCTAGTGCAGTGACTAATGCTGATGTTGCATATTTGTTGCATGATGGTAAGAATGAGATTCGTGAAATTGAACCTGTTATCAATAGAAAAGCAACTGCTCGCGAACAATTAACGACATTGCTAAACGATAAGAAACAGGCAATCGAATCAAATGTTCAAGCAACAGTGGAAGAAAGAAATAGCGTTTTAGCAGAGTTACAAAAAATTTATGATGCAGCAATATTGCAAATTGACCATGATCGCAGCAATGCCCAAGTTGATAAGTCAACATCTTTAAATCTTCAAACAATCCAAGATATAGATGTTCATCCTGCTAAAAAACCGAATGCTGAAATAACAATCAATCAAGAAGTTGCTCGTGTAACATCATTAGTACAAAATTATCGTAATGTTAGTGATCGTAATAAATCTGATGCTTTAAAAGCAATAGATTCGCTAAAACTACAAATGGAAGAAGCATTAAAATCAGCAAAAACTAATGCTGATGTCGATGCAGTATTAAAACAATTTAATATAAGTTTAGGCAATATTGAAGCTGTTATTACTGAAAAAGAAAATGGCTTAAATAACATTGAAAAGGTTGCACAACAAACTTATGAAAAATTCAAAGCAATCGCTACACCTGATCAACTGGCTAAAGTTAAAATGTTGATTGAGCAATATGTTGCAGATGGTACTCGTATGATTGACGTAGATGCAACATTGAATGATATCAAACAACATACACAATTTATTATTAACGAAATTTTAGCGATTAAATTACCAGCTGAAGCGACAGTGGTATCGTCGAAAGTAAGCAAGTCAGTTCCAAAAGTTAGTGAACTAGGTAAAAAAGAATGTAAACGTGAAGCGCGAAAAGATAAAAAAGAACTTCCAAATACTGGTTCTAATGGAACGGATTTACCAATTAAAGAAATAGCGCTTATTGGTGGCGCTGCATTATTGGCACGAAGACGCAACAAACAAGAAAAACAATCATAA